A segment of the Nostoc sp. TCL26-01 genome:
TATATGAAACTCCCACAAAAGCAGGTAAAGCCCCAGCCGGCTTAGAATACGTCACCTACGCTGCTCAAAATAGCTCAATTCCCTGGTTTGCAATTGGGGGAATAGATGCCAATAATATTAATGATGTGATTGATGCTGGAGCCGAACGAATCGCAGTAGTGCGATCGCTCATGCAAGCTGAACAACCCACTCTAGTAACCCAATATTTACTCTCCCAACTCAATCGGATTAAACCAGAAAATTAATTTAGTCATTAGTCATTAGTCAATGGTCAATGGTCATTAGTGAAAGGTCGCAATTAATACAGTTTACTTATTTGACTTTTCATCTGTTAATTACGAATTACGTTAGCGTAGCGTTAGCGAGTCCTCGAGCGTCATTACGAACTACGAATTAATCTCATGTCTTATGCTATTACTCTCCAAGTAAATGGAGAAACTCACAATTGTTTATCTCAAACTCCCTTACCCGATGTACTCCAGCAGTTAGGTTTTAACCCGCGATTGGTGGCGGTAGAGTATAACGGGGAAATTTTACACCGCCAATTTTGGGAATTAACAAAAGTACAATCAGGCGATCGCTTAGAAGTAGTTACCATTGTTGGTGGGGGATGAGTGATGAGAGTGCTGAGTGAGGGAGTGTTGAGTGCTGAGTGCTGAGTGAGGGAGTGAGGGAGTGCTGTTAGCGGAACCGGGGCAATGAGCAGCGTCCTGAGTGAGGGAGTAATAAGTGGTGAGTACAAGACCAATGACTATTGACTAATGACCATTGACTAATGACCATTGACCCTTACCTATTGCCTCTCTTCCCTAACCCACTCATTTTTGTATAGAGAACGGTGT
Coding sequences within it:
- the thiS gene encoding sulfur carrier protein ThiS, which produces MSYAITLQVNGETHNCLSQTPLPDVLQQLGFNPRLVAVEYNGEILHRQFWELTKVQSGDRLEVVTIVGGG